The proteins below are encoded in one region of Pseudomonas putida S13.1.2:
- a CDS encoding class I SAM-dependent methyltransferase translates to MDPRSEVLLRQAELFQGPLLIAGAPADGLLGQLPQAQAWTWHAGDHAMLDSRFPGRSHYGVEPPEVAFDSAVLFLPKSRELAAYLLNALASRLAGRELYLVGEKRGGIEGAAKQLQAFGKPRKLDSARHCQLWQVTIEQAPEAKPLESLAERFELALEDGPLQVVSLPGVFSHGRLDRGTALLLKHLDGLPSGHVLDFGCGAGVLGATVKRRYPQNRVTLLDVDAFAVAASRLTLAANGLEGDVISGDGIDAAPTELSLILSNPPFHTGVHTNYQASENLLKKSAVHLRKGGEMRLVANSFLRYQPLIEGALGNCTVRDDADGFRIYQATHG, encoded by the coding sequence ATGGACCCGCGCAGTGAAGTATTGCTCCGCCAGGCAGAGCTGTTCCAGGGGCCGCTGCTGATCGCCGGCGCCCCCGCCGATGGCCTGCTTGGCCAATTGCCGCAGGCCCAGGCCTGGACGTGGCATGCGGGCGATCACGCCATGCTCGACAGCCGCTTCCCCGGCCGCAGCCACTATGGTGTCGAGCCGCCTGAGGTGGCCTTCGACAGCGCCGTGCTGTTCCTGCCCAAGTCCCGCGAGCTGGCTGCCTACCTGCTCAATGCCCTGGCGTCGCGCCTGGCCGGCCGTGAGCTGTACCTGGTCGGCGAAAAGCGCGGCGGCATCGAAGGCGCGGCCAAACAGCTGCAAGCCTTTGGCAAACCGCGCAAGCTGGACAGCGCCCGGCACTGCCAGCTGTGGCAAGTGACCATCGAGCAGGCGCCCGAGGCCAAGCCGCTGGAAAGCCTGGCCGAACGCTTCGAACTGGCCCTGGAAGACGGCCCGTTGCAAGTGGTCAGCCTGCCTGGCGTATTCAGCCACGGGCGCCTCGACCGCGGTACCGCCCTGCTGCTCAAGCACCTCGACGGCCTGCCGAGCGGGCATGTGCTGGACTTCGGCTGTGGCGCCGGGGTATTGGGCGCAACGGTCAAGCGCCGCTATCCACAAAACCGGGTAACCCTGCTGGACGTGGATGCCTTCGCCGTGGCGGCCAGCCGGCTGACGCTGGCGGCCAATGGCCTGGAAGGCGACGTGATCAGTGGTGATGGTATCGACGCGGCGCCCACCGAACTGAGCCTGATCCTGAGCAACCCGCCGTTCCACACCGGGGTGCACACCAACTACCAGGCTTCGGAAAACCTGCTGAAAAAATCGGCCGTTCATCTGCGAAAAGGCGGTGAAATGCGCCTTGTTGCCAACAGCTTCCTGCGCTATCAGCCGCTGATCGAAGGGGCGCTGGGCAACTGCACGGTGCGCGACGACGCTGACGGTTTCCGTATCTATCAGGCAACACATGGATAA
- a CDS encoding TMEM165/GDT1 family protein — MLESLLVPTAIVALAEIGDKTQLLALILAARFRKPWPIIAGIIAATLANHAAAGAVGAWFGSFFSDSALHWILAASFTATALWTLVPDKMDDDENPARRFGPFLTTLIAFFLAEIGDKTQVATVMLAAQYPHLIMVIIGTTLGMLIANVPVVLAGNFAADKLPLTLIRRLAATAFFVLAIVAVYTAMKASGWVG; from the coding sequence ATGCTGGAATCTCTGCTGGTCCCCACCGCCATCGTTGCCCTCGCCGAAATCGGCGACAAGACGCAACTGCTCGCGCTCATTCTCGCTGCCCGCTTCCGCAAGCCGTGGCCGATCATTGCCGGCATCATCGCCGCCACCTTGGCCAACCATGCCGCAGCCGGCGCCGTGGGTGCCTGGTTTGGCAGCTTCTTCAGCGACTCGGCATTGCACTGGATCCTGGCCGCGAGCTTCACCGCCACTGCGCTGTGGACCCTGGTACCCGACAAGATGGATGACGACGAGAACCCGGCGCGCCGCTTCGGGCCGTTCCTGACTACGCTGATCGCGTTCTTCCTGGCCGAAATCGGTGACAAGACCCAAGTCGCCACCGTCATGCTGGCGGCGCAGTATCCGCACCTGATCATGGTGATCATCGGTACCACCCTGGGCATGCTGATCGCCAACGTGCCGGTGGTTCTGGCAGGTAACTTCGCGGCAGACAAACTGCCATTGACCCTGATCCGTCGCCTGGCGGCCACGGCGTTCTTCGTGCTGGCCATCGTGGCGGTCTATACGGCGATGAAAGCCAGTGGTTGGGTTGGCTAA
- a CDS encoding M48 family metallopeptidase → MRKSFVVSLLSAGILLAGCQAVNTTSGGAVGVERQQYMFSMLSTDEVNQMYAQSYQQTLGEASSKGVLDKSSADAKRVQAIASRLIAQAPKFRPDAAQWNWEVNVIKSDELNANCGPGGKIIVYTGLIDQLKLTDAEIAAVVGHEIAHALREHSREAMSKAYGVEMARQGAGAIFGLGQGSMAMADTVVNYAMTLPNSRSNENEADLIGLELSARAGYDPNAAITLWNKMSKASEGAPPEFMSTHPASASRIASLQAAIPKVMPLYQAAKQ, encoded by the coding sequence ATGCGTAAGTCTTTTGTCGTCAGCCTGCTCAGTGCTGGCATCCTGCTGGCCGGTTGCCAGGCGGTGAACACCACCAGCGGCGGTGCTGTTGGCGTCGAGCGCCAGCAGTACATGTTCAGCATGCTCTCGACCGATGAGGTCAACCAGATGTACGCCCAGTCGTACCAGCAGACCCTGGGAGAAGCATCGAGCAAAGGTGTGCTCGACAAGTCCAGCGCCGATGCCAAGCGTGTGCAGGCAATCGCCAGCCGCCTGATCGCTCAGGCGCCCAAGTTCCGGCCGGATGCCGCGCAATGGAACTGGGAAGTCAACGTCATCAAGAGCGACGAGCTCAACGCCAACTGCGGACCCGGCGGCAAGATCATCGTCTACACCGGGCTGATCGATCAGCTCAAGCTCACCGATGCGGAAATTGCCGCAGTAGTGGGCCATGAGATTGCCCACGCCTTGCGCGAGCACAGCCGTGAAGCCATGTCCAAGGCGTACGGTGTGGAAATGGCCCGCCAGGGTGCCGGTGCCATCTTCGGCCTCGGCCAGGGCAGCATGGCCATGGCCGACACGGTGGTCAACTACGCCATGACCTTGCCCAACAGCCGGTCCAACGAGAACGAGGCCGACCTGATTGGCCTGGAGCTTTCGGCGCGTGCCGGCTACGACCCGAATGCCGCGATCACCTTGTGGAACAAGATGAGCAAGGCTTCCGAGGGTGCACCGCCTGAGTTCATGAGTACTCACCCGGCATCCGCGAGCCGCATCGCTTCACTGCAGGCGGCGATTCCGAAGGTGATGCCGCTGTATCAGGCGGCAAAGCAGTAA
- a CDS encoding SOS response-associated peptidase, whose product MCGRYALFRWPQALASLPGFPEGQPAQWNISPGASVLIQRQLDGQQQLAKARWGLTPAWLTDLSRTPAHARAETLAEQPMFRDAFRQRRCLMPANGFYEWRGSVRKRPYWLTPGEGSSLYFAAVWEAYPVQDQVWLSCAVVTQAAMNQRRPLILDEAGQAAWLDPDTPVTRLHELLASPSATLRERALANFVNDPKLDAPECLTPA is encoded by the coding sequence ATGTGTGGACGTTATGCCCTGTTTCGCTGGCCCCAGGCGCTTGCCAGCCTGCCTGGCTTCCCCGAAGGCCAGCCGGCCCAATGGAACATTTCACCCGGGGCTTCGGTGCTGATCCAGCGCCAGCTCGATGGCCAGCAGCAACTGGCCAAGGCGCGCTGGGGGCTTACTCCGGCCTGGCTCACCGACCTGTCCCGTACCCCTGCTCACGCCCGCGCCGAAACCCTGGCCGAGCAGCCAATGTTTCGCGATGCATTTCGCCAGCGTCGCTGCCTGATGCCGGCCAACGGCTTTTACGAGTGGCGTGGCAGCGTGCGTAAACGCCCGTACTGGCTGACCCCGGGGGAGGGCTCGTCGCTGTATTTTGCGGCAGTGTGGGAGGCCTACCCGGTGCAGGACCAGGTGTGGCTGAGCTGTGCAGTGGTGACCCAGGCAGCCATGAACCAGCGTCGGCCGCTGATACTGGACGAGGCGGGGCAGGCGGCCTGGCTTGACCCGGATACGCCGGTTACCCGCTTGCACGAGTTGCTGGCCAGCCCGTCGGCAACCTTGCGGGAACGGGCCTTGGCCAATTTCGTCAATGACCCGAAACTGGATGCGCCGGAGTGCCTGACCCCGGCCTGA
- a CDS encoding putative signal transducing protein, whose protein sequence is MRRIYEPENLLEAEMLVGMLASEGINVQLVGRDLMGGVGELPLQGLLGLAVADEQAEYARQLIDAYNDAQPLVGDEPESFPGTLIC, encoded by the coding sequence ATGCGACGGATCTACGAACCTGAAAACCTGCTCGAAGCCGAAATGCTGGTCGGCATGCTGGCCAGTGAAGGCATCAACGTGCAGCTGGTAGGCCGTGACTTGATGGGGGGCGTAGGCGAACTGCCCCTGCAAGGCCTGCTCGGGCTTGCGGTAGCGGATGAGCAGGCCGAGTACGCACGGCAGCTGATCGATGCGTACAATGATGCCCAGCCACTGGTTGGCGACGAACCGGAGAGCTTCCCCGGTACCTTGATCTGCTAG
- a CDS encoding CPXCG motif-containing cysteine-rich protein: MLETANYDCPYCGEEVETTVDLSGGDQEYIEDCQVCCKPIRFVLQVHGEEWMLDVFGEND, translated from the coding sequence ATGCTGGAAACTGCGAACTACGATTGCCCTTATTGTGGCGAAGAAGTCGAAACCACGGTGGACCTGTCCGGTGGTGATCAGGAGTACATCGAGGACTGTCAGGTGTGCTGCAAGCCTATCCGCTTCGTGCTGCAGGTCCATGGCGAGGAGTGGATGCTGGATGTCTTTGGTGAGAATGACTGA
- a CDS encoding 1-acyl-sn-glycerol-3-phosphate acyltransferase, with amino-acid sequence MMGEFDAIRPYDDAEVPAVLARLLSDPAFLDILTHFRFPRAAGALGWLLKPLIARRLRKEFAGVTCVSTLQDKVEYYVDQTIDRATDGVTYSGVEQLKAGTAYLFLANHRDIVMDPAFVNYAVYHAGLPTPRIAIGDNLLQKPFVSDMMRLNKSFIVHRSISGRREKLAAYQLLSAYINHSIRNDAASIWIAQAEGRAKDGDDRTDSAILKMFHMSRKDEPFGAVIQSLNLTPVSISYEYDPCDQAKARELYIRATTGTYTKAPGEDDNSIAKGITGYKGRVHINFTPPVTAYHEDTKQLAAEIDRQILGGYRLFPVHYLAYAMWDSKDEALQVPSAEKVFPADELAKAKEEWQRRLDACPEEQRPYLVLQYATPVRNQYQVRQQAPVA; translated from the coding sequence ATGATGGGCGAATTCGATGCCATCCGACCGTACGACGACGCTGAGGTCCCTGCCGTTCTGGCACGCCTGCTCAGCGACCCGGCATTCCTCGATATCCTCACCCACTTCCGCTTCCCGCGTGCGGCCGGTGCTCTCGGCTGGTTGCTCAAGCCACTGATTGCACGCCGCCTGCGCAAGGAATTCGCCGGCGTCACCTGCGTTTCGACCCTGCAGGACAAAGTCGAGTATTACGTCGACCAGACCATCGACCGCGCCACCGACGGTGTTACCTATTCGGGCGTGGAACAGCTCAAGGCCGGCACCGCCTATCTGTTCCTGGCCAACCACCGTGACATCGTCATGGACCCGGCGTTTGTCAACTACGCGGTGTACCACGCAGGCTTGCCCACCCCGCGCATTGCCATTGGTGACAACCTGCTGCAAAAGCCGTTTGTCAGCGACATGATGCGCCTGAACAAGAGCTTCATCGTGCACCGCTCGATCAGCGGGCGCCGCGAGAAGCTGGCGGCTTACCAGTTGCTCTCGGCCTACATCAACCACTCGATCCGCAACGACGCCGCGTCGATCTGGATCGCCCAGGCCGAAGGCCGCGCCAAAGATGGTGACGACCGTACCGATTCGGCGATCCTCAAGATGTTCCACATGAGCCGCAAGGACGAGCCGTTCGGTGCAGTCATCCAGAGCCTGAACCTGACGCCGGTGTCGATCAGCTACGAATACGACCCATGCGACCAGGCCAAGGCCCGCGAGCTTTACATCCGCGCCACCACCGGTACCTACACGAAGGCGCCGGGCGAGGATGACAACAGCATCGCCAAGGGCATTACCGGCTACAAGGGACGGGTGCACATCAACTTCACCCCGCCAGTGACCGCGTACCACGAAGACACCAAGCAGCTGGCAGCGGAAATCGACCGGCAAATCCTTGGCGGTTACCGCCTGTTCCCGGTGCATTACCTGGCGTATGCGATGTGGGACAGCAAGGATGAGGCGCTGCAGGTGCCGAGTGCCGAGAAAGTGTTCCCGGCGGACGAGCTGGCCAAGGCCAAGGAAGAATGGCAACGCCGCCTGGATGCCTGCCCCGAAGAGCAGCGGCCTTACCTGGTGTTGCAGTATGCGACGCCGGTGCGTAACCAGTACCAGGTCAGGCAGCAGGCACCTGTAGCCTGA
- a CDS encoding YajG family lipoprotein, whose amino-acid sequence MLQRLLFGLIAVASLSLVGCAHSPQQLNPQPTLKAQLAPVGHGQPVVVRVVDGRPSQSLGTRGGMYPETSTISVSGNDVVPKLQAQAEAAVRLLGFTPTPNASGAPQLTVTLAELKYQSPKDNLYVTEATIGATFRADVRNGGRSYSGRYGASLDQRFGMAPNQDTNTQLVGDVLSDALTRLFKDPTIGQVLGQ is encoded by the coding sequence ATGTTGCAACGTCTGTTGTTCGGTTTGATCGCCGTGGCCAGCCTCAGCCTGGTCGGTTGTGCCCACAGCCCGCAACAACTCAACCCGCAACCCACGCTCAAGGCCCAGCTCGCACCTGTGGGTCACGGCCAGCCGGTCGTAGTGCGGGTGGTTGACGGCCGGCCTTCGCAATCCTTGGGCACCCGTGGTGGCATGTACCCCGAGACCAGCACCATCAGCGTCAGCGGGAACGACGTGGTGCCCAAGCTGCAGGCCCAGGCCGAAGCTGCGGTGCGCCTGCTCGGCTTCACCCCAACGCCGAACGCCTCTGGTGCACCCCAGCTGACCGTGACCCTGGCCGAGCTGAAATATCAGTCGCCCAAAGACAACCTGTACGTGACCGAGGCCACCATCGGCGCCACCTTCCGCGCCGACGTGCGCAATGGCGGGCGCAGCTACAGCGGCCGTTACGGCGCTTCGCTGGACCAGCGTTTCGGCATGGCGCCGAACCAGGACACCAATACCCAGCTGGTGGGTGATGTGCTGAGCGATGCCCTGACCCGCCTGTTCAAAGACCCGACCATCGGGCAGGTGCTGGGCCAGTAA